A stretch of the Halomonas sp. CH40 genome encodes the following:
- the dapF gene encoding diaminopimelate epimerase gives MLLHFTKMHGLGNDFVMVDLVTQRARITPAHICQLADRRFGIGFDQLLIVEPPRDPTMDFRYRIFNADGSEVENCGNGARCFARFVRDQRLTHKRDIHVETAGGPLTLKVQHDGMVRVDMGRPRFSPAVVPFEAAGDQPLHPLQVGEETLSISVVSMGNPHAVLQVDDVESAPVERLGPAIEAHPRFPRKVNAGFMQVVSPSRIRLRVFERGSGETLACGTGACAAVASGIRQGLLKSPVTVELPGGELSIEWPDPEAALIMVGPATRVFDGRVVLN, from the coding sequence ATGCTGTTACACTTTACGAAAATGCACGGCCTGGGCAATGATTTTGTCATGGTGGATCTAGTGACCCAGCGGGCGCGTATCACGCCTGCCCATATCTGCCAGCTGGCAGACCGGCGCTTTGGTATCGGCTTTGATCAGTTACTGATCGTTGAACCCCCTCGGGATCCAACAATGGATTTCCGCTATCGTATTTTTAATGCCGATGGCAGCGAAGTGGAAAACTGTGGCAACGGTGCGCGCTGCTTTGCGCGCTTCGTACGTGATCAGCGGCTGACTCACAAGCGCGATATTCACGTCGAAACCGCCGGCGGACCGCTGACCCTCAAGGTGCAGCATGACGGCATGGTGCGCGTTGATATGGGGCGCCCACGCTTCTCGCCCGCAGTCGTGCCTTTTGAGGCAGCGGGAGACCAACCGTTGCATCCCTTACAAGTTGGCGAGGAAACCCTGTCGATCAGTGTGGTGTCCATGGGCAACCCCCATGCGGTACTACAGGTCGACGATGTGGAGTCAGCGCCGGTTGAGCGCCTTGGCCCAGCGATTGAGGCGCATCCACGTTTTCCCCGTAAGGTGAATGCTGGCTTTATGCAGGTTGTCTCACCCAGCCGGATTCGTCTGCGAGTGTTCGAACGCGGTAGCGGTGAGACCCTGGCCTGCGGTACGGGCGCCTGCGCGGCGGTTGCCAGCGGCATTCGCCAGGGGTTATTGAAAAGCCCGGTGACAGTTGAGCTGCCCGGCGGTGAGCTGTCGATTGAATGGCCCGACCCCGAAGCTGCCTTGATTATGGTCGGGCCAGCTACCCGGGTATTTGATGGGCGTGTTGTGCTTAACTGA
- a CDS encoding tyrosine recombinase XerC: protein MNAQVAAFLTSLAQHASPATLDAYRRDLAALEAFAQAQGIDDAAQLTMANLRAFLSSERSRGLAARSLARRRAALSRFAEDCVMRGILADNPVTLLRTPKTPSHLPRPLDVDVLARFLDTPHDQSPLAYRDQAMLELLYSSGLRLAELAALDLDDLETQRVRVMGKGAKPRQVPVGRRAQTALAAWQPHRSLLANADETALFVGQRGQRLGHRAIQKRLAQLAVTRGLPEHLHPHRLRHSFASHLLESSQDLRAVQELLGHANLSTTQVYTRLDWQHLAASYDAAHPRARRHSTPPDTPPEA from the coding sequence TTGAACGCCCAGGTGGCCGCCTTTCTGACATCACTGGCCCAGCATGCCAGCCCGGCGACGCTGGATGCCTATCGCCGCGATCTGGCAGCGCTAGAGGCGTTTGCCCAAGCGCAGGGCATTGATGACGCCGCGCAATTGACTATGGCCAACCTGCGCGCCTTTCTGTCCAGCGAACGCAGCCGCGGCCTGGCCGCGCGCAGCCTGGCCCGGCGGCGCGCGGCGCTATCACGCTTTGCTGAGGACTGTGTGATGCGGGGTATTCTGGCCGATAACCCGGTGACCTTGCTGCGTACTCCCAAGACGCCCAGCCACCTGCCGCGCCCGCTGGATGTTGATGTGCTGGCTCGCTTTCTGGATACGCCCCATGATCAATCGCCGTTGGCCTATCGTGATCAGGCAATGCTGGAGTTGCTCTATTCCAGCGGCCTGCGCCTGGCGGAGCTGGCCGCACTTGATCTGGATGATCTGGAAACTCAACGCGTACGGGTGATGGGTAAAGGGGCCAAGCCGCGCCAGGTGCCGGTAGGGCGGCGCGCCCAGACGGCACTGGCCGCTTGGCAGCCGCACCGCTCCTTGCTGGCCAACGCCGATGAAACGGCCCTTTTTGTCGGCCAGCGCGGGCAGCGGTTGGGGCACAGGGCGATTCAGAAGCGTCTGGCGCAGTTGGCCGTCACGCGTGGCTTGCCTGAGCACCTGCATCCGCACCGGTTGCGCCATTCCTTCGCCAGCCATCTGCTCGAATCCAGTCAGGATCTGCGCGCTGTGCAGGAACTGCTCGGCCACGCCAACCTGTCCACCACCCAGGTGTACACCCGGCTGGATTGGCAGCACCTGGCCGCCAGCTATGACGCCGCGCACCCGCGTGCCCGTCGTCATTCCACGCCCCCTGATACTCCCCCTGAGGCATAA
- a CDS encoding DUF484 family protein, producing MSQAPEPRKTLDPEQVAFWLARHPDFFVGREGLLQQLKVPHPNINGAAVSLLERLVVDLRHRAESAEGRLEQLLDTARHTETQYRRLRETLLALVDAQDRDMLAQALATQMSERFATPALALWCPATLSDMEPSPPQPPRHVLDQHASTRLAALLDGRTSRCAKLGVSDWKCLLPHVAAPNKAGSCAVTRLSAGEPLGYLLLASPDPEQYRASMDTLFTEYLGDITARLLVRLGPGN from the coding sequence ATGTCTCAAGCCCCTGAACCGCGCAAGACGCTCGATCCTGAACAGGTAGCGTTCTGGTTGGCCCGCCATCCCGACTTTTTTGTGGGCCGGGAAGGCCTGTTGCAGCAGCTCAAGGTGCCTCACCCCAATATCAACGGGGCGGCGGTGTCGCTGTTGGAACGTCTGGTAGTGGACCTGCGCCATCGCGCCGAATCCGCCGAAGGGCGGCTGGAGCAGCTGCTGGACACCGCCCGGCATACAGAAACCCAGTACCGCCGCCTGCGTGAAACCCTGCTGGCGCTGGTGGATGCCCAGGATCGCGACATGCTCGCCCAGGCGCTGGCGACCCAGATGAGCGAGCGCTTTGCGACACCGGCGCTGGCGCTGTGGTGCCCGGCGACGCTCAGCGATATGGAGCCCAGCCCGCCGCAGCCACCTCGCCACGTACTGGATCAACATGCCAGTACACGCCTGGCGGCGTTGCTTGATGGCCGCACCAGTCGTTGCGCCAAGCTGGGCGTCAGCGATTGGAAGTGCCTGCTACCGCATGTGGCCGCGCCTAACAAGGCCGGCTCCTGCGCGGTTACCCGGTTGAGTGCGGGCGAGCCGCTTGGCTATCTGCTGCTGGCAAGCCCCGACCCGGAACAGTATCGCGCCAGTATGGACACTCTGTTTACCGAGTATCTTGGGGATATCACCGCACGGCTGCTGGTGCGCCTGGGACCAGGCAACTGA